From Gemmobacter sp., the proteins below share one genomic window:
- a CDS encoding 2-hydroxy-3-oxopropionate reductase has translation MQIGFIGLGVMGAPMAMHLAAAGHGILTTLNRSPLPDGLVAEVRPDAAAVAAGAETVILMLPDTPDVDRVLLGPGGVVAGLRPGTLVIDMSTISPIETRRFAQAVQAAGGSYLDAPVSGGQVGARAASLTIMAGGAQADFDRALPLFRLMGKNITLVGEVNGAGQTCKLANQIIVALNIEAVAEARVFASKAGCDPARVRSALMGGFAASRILEVHGERMISRSFDPGFRIRLHQKDLALALSSARSLGVALPNTATAQELMTSCAAQGLADADHSALIRALEGLSAYALSGG, from the coding sequence ATGCAGATCGGATTCATCGGGCTGGGCGTGATGGGGGCGCCCATGGCCATGCACCTTGCCGCAGCCGGGCACGGGATCCTGACCACGCTCAACCGTTCGCCGCTGCCCGACGGGCTGGTGGCCGAGGTGCGCCCCGATGCGGCAGCGGTGGCGGCGGGGGCCGAAACCGTCATCCTGATGCTGCCCGATACGCCCGATGTGGACCGCGTGCTGCTGGGGCCGGGCGGCGTGGTCGCCGGCCTGCGGCCCGGAACGCTGGTCATCGACATGTCGACCATCAGCCCCATCGAAACCCGCCGCTTTGCGCAGGCCGTGCAGGCCGCCGGCGGCAGCTATCTGGATGCGCCGGTTTCCGGCGGGCAGGTGGGGGCACGGGCGGCCAGCCTGACCATCATGGCGGGCGGGGCGCAGGCCGATTTCGACCGCGCCCTGCCGCTGTTCCGGCTGATGGGCAAGAACATCACCCTGGTCGGAGAGGTCAACGGCGCCGGCCAGACCTGCAAGCTGGCGAACCAGATCATCGTTGCCCTGAACATCGAGGCGGTGGCCGAGGCGCGGGTCTTTGCCAGCAAGGCCGGCTGCGACCCGGCCAGGGTGCGCAGCGCGCTGATGGGGGGCTTTGCCGCCAGCCGGATCCTTGAGGTGCATGGCGAACGGATGATCTCCCGCAGCTTCGACCCCGGCTTCCGCATCCGCCTGCACCAAAAGGATCTGGCGCTGGCCCTGTCCAGCGCGCGCAGCCTTGGCGTGGCCTTGCCCAATACCGCAACGGCGCAAGAGCTGATGACCAGTTGCGCCGCCCAGGGGCTGGCGGATGCCGACCATTCCGCCCTGATCCGCGCACTGGAAGGGTTGTCCGCCTATGCGCTGTCGGGGGGCTGA
- a CDS encoding HpcH/HpaI aldolase family protein: MQERRNVLKQALVAGTPAIGVWCSLANALTTEIVAGSGADWILIDGEHSPNDLRSIVAQLQVAAAFPTCEAAVRIPSDDPNLIKQMMDGGARSLMVPNVRTADQARAIVAAMSYAPAGIRGFSMGHRANAFGRIRNYHATARDQQLLAVQIECETGVANAAAIAAVPGVDALFVGPGDLSANMGAMGNPGAAPVQAAIAQVLKAAQDHGKAAGILAPQQADADRYLAAGFTMVAVGSDLGLLARGSDDLVARFRNR, encoded by the coding sequence ATGCAGGAACGTCGGAACGTGCTGAAACAGGCGCTGGTCGCCGGAACGCCGGCCATCGGGGTGTGGTGTTCGCTGGCCAATGCCCTGACGACCGAGATTGTCGCCGGTTCGGGCGCCGACTGGATTCTGATCGACGGCGAACACAGCCCGAACGATCTGCGCAGCATCGTGGCGCAATTGCAGGTCGCGGCGGCCTTTCCGACCTGCGAGGCGGCGGTGCGCATTCCCTCGGACGATCCCAACCTGATCAAGCAGATGATGGATGGTGGCGCCCGCAGCCTGATGGTGCCGAACGTGCGCACCGCCGATCAGGCCCGCGCCATCGTGGCGGCCATGAGCTATGCGCCCGCCGGCATCCGGGGCTTTTCGATGGGGCACCGGGCCAATGCCTTTGGCCGGATCAGGAACTACCATGCCACGGCGCGCGACCAGCAGCTGCTGGCGGTGCAGATCGAATGCGAAACCGGCGTGGCGAATGCGGCCGCGATTGCCGCCGTGCCGGGGGTGGATGCGCTGTTCGTCGGGCCGGGCGATCTGTCGGCCAACATGGGCGCCATGGGCAACCCCGGCGCGGCCCCGGTGCAGGCGGCCATCGCGCAAGTGCTGAAGGCGGCGCAGGATCATGGCAAGGCGGCGGGCATCCTTGCCCCGCAACAGGCCGATGCGGACCGCTATCTGGCGGCGGGGTTTACCATGGTGGCGGTCGGGTCCGACCTTGGCCTGCTGGCGCGCGGATCGGACGATCTGGTGGCACGGTTCCGAAACCGCTGA
- a CDS encoding LysR family transcriptional regulator codes for MNINLRHIRALHAIWVHGTFARAAQDMGVVPSALTETIRHFEAEAGGPLFDRSQRPPAPTALALTFLQETAPLIEGLDRAMLRLQVGGDAAAGVLTIGCTPSAISDPVAPVLARLRKAHPGLRLRVHDDIAEHLARGVVEGALDLAVAGRALHSDDLRQTEILRDPFGLACPAGHPLARQQSAGLHDIDPDEVIVLDPGTGTQQLLATCPAVPAALRNGAIEAHSTISQLCMIRAGLGVALLPRNALMLFGDPALRFVPLHDLDLWRVLYLLAPTRRKLSAPARTFVEALKAVGGPERGT; via the coding sequence ATGAACATAAACCTGCGCCACATCCGCGCGCTGCATGCCATCTGGGTGCATGGCACCTTTGCCCGCGCCGCGCAGGACATGGGCGTCGTGCCATCGGCCCTGACCGAAACCATCCGCCATTTCGAGGCCGAGGCCGGCGGACCGCTGTTCGACCGTTCGCAGCGCCCGCCCGCGCCCACCGCGCTGGCGCTGACATTTCTTCAGGAAACCGCCCCGCTGATCGAAGGGCTGGACAGGGCCATGCTGCGCTTGCAGGTCGGGGGCGATGCTGCGGCGGGGGTGCTGACCATTGGCTGCACGCCCTCTGCCATATCCGATCCCGTGGCCCCGGTGCTGGCGCGGCTGCGCAAGGCGCATCCGGGGTTGCGGCTGCGCGTGCATGACGACATTGCCGAACATCTGGCGCGCGGTGTGGTCGAGGGCGCGCTTGACCTGGCCGTGGCGGGCCGTGCCCTGCATTCCGATGACCTGCGCCAGACCGAGATCCTGCGCGATCCGTTCGGGCTGGCCTGCCCTGCGGGGCATCCGCTGGCCCGACAGCAAAGCGCAGGTTTGCACGACATCGACCCCGACGAGGTGATCGTGCTGGATCCGGGCACCGGCACGCAGCAGTTGCTGGCGACCTGTCCGGCCGTGCCCGCCGCCCTGCGCAACGGCGCGATCGAGGCGCATTCCACCATCTCGCAGCTGTGCATGATCCGGGCGGGGCTGGGCGTGGCGTTGTTGCCGCGCAACGCGCTGATGCTGTTCGGCGATCCCGCGCTGCGCTTTGTGCCGCTGCACGATCTGGATCTGTGGCGCGTACTGTATCTGCTGGCGCCGACCCGGCGCAAGCTGTCGGCCCCCGCGCGGACCTTTGTCGAGGCACTGAAGGCGGTGGGCGGGCCGGAACGGGGCACATAG
- a CDS encoding FAD-binding and (Fe-S)-binding domain-containing protein produces the protein MTHHSHRFEPATLTAALRSGGFAGEIDTDHALRAAMSTDNSVYTITPDLIVAPRDAQDVVRLLQVMARPDWADVPLTARGGGTGTNGQSLNRGIILDLRRHMNRLIAVNVAEGWADVEPGMVLDDLNERLRPQGLFFAPETSTSSRCTIGGMVSTDASGKGSRVYGKTSDNILALELATADGLLASDAPAPDWAAGILARAEAAARAGRAAFIANTPRLNRRFTGYDLERACRVDGGFDWWRLFLGAEGTLGPLTRIRVKLRRIEAEKRLLVVGFDSFRNALASARPLLAVEPTAVEVMDETVQQIAAKAGLLDNLPPALQSPDGRPLAYTFIEFNGDDVETLAARLHACRQVLAGLTGAAAIHEARDLAEIRALWAIRSAGVGLLGKVDGPARPVAFVEDCVVPPENLPAFVDDFLAVLRGNGLGFGIYGHVDVGCLHIRPALNIDAAEDRAKLVGVSDAVFDLTRKHGGIFWGEHGKGVRGAYLRDWIGDQAYGALQGVKAAFDPAGRYNPGKLVSPRDDIMGIATTPFRAFNAPQDDPLTKAFRCNGNAQCLSYAATTPMCPSFKATADLRHSPKGRADALRDWHVARRDNRVTPAQEADLMAALDGCLGCKACASTCPIQVDVPTMRTAFLADYHSRHRRPLADRLVLAAERLSPLALRVAPALAPVWPLAARLGEWLTGTTDMPRRLSGPPARALRLDARPVPANTVVLVDDWFTALFDPDLRRDAVAGLGALGYDPRFLPLRSSGKAALNLGDLAGFRTMAQALIRDLQAVADRGLPLVGLDPALVMVLRRDYPKQGLTPPKVLLPQEFLADELARGKPFPRAVNPRKLRLLSHCTETTGLASAPQKWAQVFAALGMAVETPATGCCGMAGLFGHQTRHQEVSAKLFDLSWRQHMGDDTPVAATGFSCRCQTERLAGQPVRHPLAMIAKACSPR, from the coding sequence ATGACGCACCATAGCCACCGATTCGAACCTGCCACCCTGACCGCCGCCCTGCGCAGCGGCGGGTTTGCCGGTGAAATCGACACCGACCACGCCCTGCGCGCCGCCATGTCCACCGACAATTCGGTCTATACCATCACCCCCGACCTGATCGTCGCCCCGCGCGACGCGCAGGATGTGGTGCGGCTGTTGCAGGTGATGGCGCGGCCAGACTGGGCCGACGTGCCCCTGACCGCGCGCGGCGGTGGCACCGGCACCAATGGCCAAAGCCTGAACCGCGGCATCATCCTGGATCTGCGGCGCCACATGAACCGGCTGATCGCCGTCAACGTGGCCGAAGGCTGGGCCGATGTGGAACCCGGCATGGTGCTGGACGATCTGAACGAACGGTTGCGGCCGCAGGGGCTGTTCTTTGCGCCGGAAACCTCGACCTCCAGCCGCTGCACGATTGGCGGGATGGTATCCACCGATGCCTCGGGCAAGGGGTCGCGCGTCTATGGCAAGACCAGCGACAACATTCTGGCGCTGGAACTGGCAACCGCCGATGGCCTGCTGGCCAGCGATGCGCCCGCCCCGGATTGGGCAGCCGGCATCCTGGCACGGGCCGAGGCGGCGGCACGCGCGGGGCGCGCGGCGTTCATTGCCAATACACCGCGCCTGAACCGCCGCTTTACCGGCTACGATCTGGAACGCGCCTGCCGGGTTGACGGCGGGTTCGACTGGTGGCGCCTGTTCCTGGGGGCCGAAGGCACGCTGGGCCCGCTGACCCGGATCCGGGTGAAACTGCGCCGGATCGAGGCGGAAAAGCGCCTGCTGGTGGTGGGGTTCGACAGTTTCCGCAACGCCCTTGCCTCGGCCCGGCCCCTGCTGGCGGTCGAACCGACCGCGGTCGAGGTGATGGACGAAACCGTGCAGCAGATCGCGGCCAAAGCCGGCCTGCTGGACAATCTGCCCCCTGCCCTGCAATCGCCCGATGGTCGGCCACTGGCCTATACCTTCATCGAATTCAACGGCGACGATGTCGAAACGCTGGCCGCGCGCCTGCACGCCTGCCGGCAGGTGCTGGCCGGCCTGACCGGCGCCGCCGCCATTCACGAAGCGCGAGACCTGGCCGAGATCCGGGCGCTATGGGCGATCCGGTCGGCCGGGGTGGGCCTGCTGGGCAAGGTCGATGGCCCGGCCCGGCCGGTCGCCTTTGTCGAGGATTGCGTGGTGCCACCGGAAAACCTGCCGGCCTTTGTCGATGATTTTCTGGCCGTGCTGCGGGGCAATGGCCTTGGCTTTGGCATCTATGGCCATGTCGACGTGGGCTGCCTGCATATCCGACCGGCACTGAACATCGACGCGGCCGAGGACCGGGCCAAGCTGGTGGGCGTTTCGGATGCCGTCTTTGACCTGACGCGCAAGCATGGCGGGATCTTCTGGGGAGAACATGGCAAGGGGGTGCGCGGCGCCTATCTGCGCGACTGGATCGGCGATCAGGCCTATGGCGCGCTGCAAGGGGTCAAGGCCGCCTTCGATCCGGCAGGGCGCTACAACCCCGGCAAGCTGGTATCGCCCCGCGACGACATCATGGGCATTGCCACCACGCCGTTCCGTGCCTTCAACGCGCCGCAGGACGATCCGCTGACCAAGGCGTTCCGCTGCAACGGCAATGCGCAATGCCTGTCCTATGCGGCGACCACGCCGATGTGCCCGTCGTTCAAGGCCACCGCCGATCTGCGCCACAGCCCCAAGGGCCGCGCCGATGCGCTGCGCGACTGGCATGTTGCGCGGCGGGACAACCGGGTGACGCCGGCGCAAGAGGCCGACCTTATGGCGGCGCTGGATGGCTGCCTGGGCTGCAAGGCCTGTGCCAGCACCTGCCCGATCCAGGTGGACGTGCCGACGATGCGGACGGCGTTTCTGGCCGATTACCACAGCCGCCACCGCCGCCCGCTGGCCGACCGGCTGGTGCTGGCGGCCGAACGGCTCAGCCCGCTGGCGCTGCGGGTGGCGCCGGCGCTGGCGCCGGTCTGGCCGCTGGCGGCACGCCTGGGCGAATGGCTGACCGGCACCACCGACATGCCGCGCCGGCTGTCCGGCCCCCCCGCGCGTGCCTTGCGGCTGGATGCCCGGCCTGTGCCAGCCAATACCGTGGTGCTGGTGGACGACTGGTTCACCGCGCTGTTCGACCCCGACCTGCGGCGCGATGCGGTGGCGGGGCTGGGCGCGCTTGGCTATGACCCGCGGTTCCTGCCGCTGCGGTCATCAGGCAAGGCGGCGCTGAACCTGGGTGATCTGGCCGGGTTCCGCACCATGGCGCAGGCGCTGATCCGTGACTTGCAGGCGGTGGCGGACCGGGGGCTGCCGCTGGTGGGGCTGGATCCCGCGCTGGTGATGGTGCTGCGGCGGGATTACCCCAAACAGGGGCTGACCCCGCCCAAGGTGCTGCTGCCGCAAGAATTTCTGGCCGACGAACTTGCGCGGGGCAAGCCGTTCCCCCGGGCGGTCAACCCCCGAAAGCTGCGCCTGCTGTCGCATTGCACGGAAACCACCGGCCTTGCCAGCGCGCCGCAGAAATGGGCGCAGGTGTTTGCCGCGCTTGGGATGGCGGTGGAAACCCCTGCAACCGGCTGCTGCGGCATGGCGGGGCTGTTCGGCCACCAGACGCGGCATCAGGAGGTGTCGGCAAAGCTGTTCGACCTGTCCTGGCGCCAGCACATGGGGGACGACACGCCAGTTGCCGCAACCGGCTTTTCCTGCCGCTGCCAGACCGAACGCCTGGCCGGCCAGCCGGTGCGCCACCCGCTGGCCATGATTGCCAAGGCCTGTTCGCCCCGCTGA
- a CDS encoding LysR substrate-binding domain-containing protein, with protein MTSRLRLPPLNSLRVFHAVVRHRSLREAAEELYVSPQAVGQQIRLLEEALGVVLMERDGRGIRLTEKAITLSHYINAGFEEFEEGIRRVTGPRERDRINLNVSPYFGTRYLMPRLAQFRTAVPDAEIGLTTMIDLVDLERDQIDLAVQWGYGERKDVQSHLLMRDPKVICCRPDMAERLTRATDLLQFNLLQPARSRRLWPDILRYLGVDAPELDRGLTFDDAATMRRAAYQGLGVGLISVLDAQEDIASGRLVAPLGTTALDGMPPEAVPGFYLITTKTRLRAKHVAALHRWLLEQDWQVPQPPDSA; from the coding sequence ATGACATCCCGGTTGCGCCTGCCGCCGCTGAATTCCCTGCGGGTGTTCCATGCCGTGGTGCGCCATCGGTCGCTGCGCGAGGCGGCGGAGGAGCTTTACGTGTCGCCGCAGGCCGTCGGCCAGCAGATCCGCCTGCTGGAAGAGGCGCTTGGCGTCGTGCTGATGGAACGCGACGGGCGGGGCATCCGCCTGACGGAAAAGGCCATCACCCTGTCGCATTACATCAACGCCGGGTTCGAGGAATTCGAGGAAGGCATCCGCCGTGTCACCGGCCCGCGCGAACGGGACCGGATCAATCTGAACGTCAGCCCCTATTTCGGCACCCGCTACCTGATGCCCCGGCTGGCGCAGTTCCGCACCGCGGTGCCCGATGCGGAAATCGGGCTGACCACGATGATTGATCTGGTCGATCTGGAACGCGACCAGATCGACCTGGCCGTGCAATGGGGCTATGGCGAGCGCAAGGATGTGCAAAGCCACCTGCTGATGCGCGACCCCAAGGTGATCTGCTGCCGCCCCGACATGGCCGAACGGCTGACCAGGGCGACAGATCTTTTGCAGTTCAACCTGTTGCAACCTGCCCGGTCGCGGCGGCTTTGGCCCGATATCCTGCGCTATCTGGGTGTCGATGCGCCGGAACTGGACCGCGGCCTGACCTTTGACGATGCGGCGACGATGCGGCGCGCGGCCTATCAGGGCTTGGGCGTCGGGCTGATTTCCGTGCTGGATGCGCAAGAGGATATCGCCTCGGGCCGGCTGGTGGCCCCGCTGGGAACCACCGCGCTGGACGGCATGCCGCCCGAGGCCGTGCCGGGGTTCTACCTGATCACCACCAAGACGCGGCTGCGGGCCAAGCATGTGGCCGCGCTGCACCGCTGGCTGCTGGAACAGGATTGGCAGGTACCTCAGCCCCCCGACAGCGCATAG
- a CDS encoding thiamine pyrophosphate-dependent enzyme produces the protein MQRSGGQVLVESLVALGASRAFGVPGESYLDVLDALHDTKGRLDFINCRNEGGAAFMAAAWGKLTGSPGICMVTRGPGVTNASIGVHTAMQDSAPMILFVGQVGTDMMGREAFQEIDYRAVFGTMAKWAVEIDDVDRIPEILARAWTTALTGRPGPVVIALPENMLTSQTAALPLTGAARVAEPAPDAATMAELRALLSAAARPLILMGGCNWTGAGQQALQAFAEASDIPVIAAFRYQDQFDNFSPVFAGEAGVGMPAHVRRLITQADTILAINIRFGEMTTDGYTLLQVPVPVQRLIHVHGSDREIGKIYQPTLGIQAGPNAFAAALAPVNGSWAAWRAQARAEWEAGFDLPPQPSPVDMGVVTAHLRDVLPADAVLTNGAGNFTVWPNKFYKFGPKARLLAPQSGAMGYGLPAAIAAKVADPARTVVCFAGDGDFQMNCQELATALQYGAQPIVLLLNNGIYGTIRAHQERHYPARVSGTDMVNPDFVALARAYGMHAERVARTEDFPAAFARAMASGSGAVLDLDISPEALTPRQTLSQMRAAALKAKETA, from the coding sequence ATGCAACGTAGCGGCGGGCAGGTGCTGGTGGAAAGTCTGGTGGCGCTGGGGGCCTCTCGGGCGTTTGGCGTGCCGGGGGAAAGCTATCTGGACGTGCTGGATGCGCTGCACGATACGAAAGGCCGGCTTGATTTCATCAATTGCCGGAACGAGGGCGGCGCGGCCTTCATGGCCGCCGCCTGGGGCAAGCTGACGGGCAGCCCGGGTATCTGCATGGTCACCCGGGGGCCGGGCGTGACCAATGCCTCGATCGGGGTGCATACGGCCATGCAGGACAGCGCGCCGATGATCCTGTTCGTCGGCCAGGTCGGCACCGACATGATGGGGCGCGAGGCGTTTCAGGAAATCGACTATCGCGCGGTCTTTGGCACCATGGCGAAATGGGCGGTGGAAATCGACGATGTTGACCGCATCCCCGAAATCCTGGCCCGCGCCTGGACCACCGCGCTGACCGGCCGCCCCGGCCCCGTGGTGATCGCGTTGCCGGAAAACATGCTGACCAGCCAGACCGCCGCCCTGCCGCTGACCGGCGCCGCCCGGGTGGCCGAACCTGCCCCCGATGCCGCCACCATGGCCGAGCTGCGCGCCCTGCTGTCGGCCGCCGCGCGCCCGCTGATCCTGATGGGGGGCTGCAACTGGACCGGGGCCGGGCAACAGGCGCTGCAAGCCTTTGCCGAGGCCAGCGACATTCCCGTGATCGCCGCCTTCCGCTATCAGGACCAGTTCGACAATTTCTCGCCCGTCTTTGCCGGAGAGGCCGGGGTGGGCATGCCCGCCCATGTGCGCCGCCTGATCACCCAGGCGGACACGATCCTGGCCATCAACATCCGCTTTGGCGAGATGACGACCGATGGCTACACCCTGTTGCAGGTGCCGGTGCCGGTGCAGAGGCTGATCCATGTGCATGGGTCGGATCGCGAGATCGGCAAGATCTATCAGCCGACCCTGGGCATCCAGGCCGGGCCCAACGCCTTTGCCGCCGCGCTGGCCCCGGTCAACGGCAGCTGGGCCGCCTGGCGCGCACAGGCCCGGGCCGAGTGGGAGGCGGGGTTCGACCTGCCGCCGCAGCCCTCGCCCGTCGACATGGGCGTCGTCACCGCCCATCTGCGCGATGTGCTGCCTGCGGATGCGGTGCTGACCAATGGCGCGGGCAACTTTACCGTCTGGCCGAACAAGTTCTACAAGTTCGGGCCCAAGGCCCGCCTGCTGGCGCCGCAGTCGGGCGCCATGGGCTATGGCCTGCCCGCCGCGATTGCCGCCAAGGTCGCGGATCCCGCGCGCACCGTGGTGTGCTTTGCCGGCGACGGCGATTTCCAGATGAACTGTCAGGAACTGGCCACCGCCCTGCAATACGGCGCGCAGCCCATCGTGCTGCTGCTGAACAACGGCATCTACGGCACGATCCGCGCCCATCAGGAACGCCACTATCCTGCCCGCGTTTCGGGGACCGATATGGTGAACCCCGATTTCGTCGCGCTGGCCCGCGCCTATGGCATGCATGCCGAACGCGTGGCCCGGACCGAGGATTTCCCCGCCGCCTTTGCCCGCGCCATGGCCTCGGGCAGCGGGGCGGTGCTGGACCTGGACATTTCCCCCGAGGCACTGACGCCGCGCCAGACGCTCAGCCAGATGCGCGCCGCTGCGCTGAAAGCAAAGGAAACCGCATGA
- a CDS encoding hydantoinase/oxoprolinase family protein, with protein MTSAIRLGADIGGTFTDIALDCRGTMYSTKVLTNYAAPEQAILDGMDVVLDQAGVGYGDLEIVIHGTTLATNALIERRGAKTAFVTTEGFRDVIEMRTESRFDQYDLNLTLPTPLVPREDRYTVAGRIGAQGQELAPLDEAALHAIADRIAAGGYGAVAIGFIHSYLNPAHEQRARQIIAAKVGLPISISSEVSPQMREFERFNTVCANAYVRPQMASYLDRLQVRLKDKGAGCPVFMIHSGGGLVSVDTAAEFPVRLVESGPAGGAIFAADVARRFGLEKVVSYDMGGTTAKICLIEEYAPKTARTFEVARTTRFAKGSGMPISIPVIEMIEIGAGGGSIAWVDAMGRIQTGPESAASEPGPACYQRGGLRPAITDADLVLGKLDPDNFAGGAIKLSVANAEGAIDREVGRRLKLGTEAAAFGIGEVVDENMANAARVHAVENGKNISDNMMVAFGGAAPLHAARLCEKLGIDRCLIPPGAGVGSAIGFLKAPFGYESLASRIIGLSAFDPAAFNALIGDLKATAEGFVRQGTDGVIVAEIVAFMRYRGQGWEIPVPLPDRPFTAADVALIRDGFLSAYARFFGRAIDGLSGLEIEIVTISVKAADVRPAPEPATLTHGRRRVAAPQSRAVFDPSSARPLPTGIVARETLAPGDRVAGPAVVVERETSTVVTAPFDVVMQSDGSLLMLRKEIV; from the coding sequence ATGACTTCCGCCATCCGACTGGGGGCCGACATTGGCGGCACCTTTACCGACATCGCGCTGGATTGCCGGGGCACGATGTATTCCACCAAGGTGCTGACCAACTACGCCGCCCCCGAACAGGCCATTCTGGACGGGATGGATGTGGTGCTGGACCAGGCGGGCGTGGGCTATGGCGATCTGGAGATCGTCATTCACGGCACCACGCTGGCGACCAATGCGCTGATCGAACGGCGGGGGGCAAAGACGGCTTTCGTCACCACCGAAGGGTTCCGCGATGTCATCGAGATGCGGACCGAAAGCCGCTTTGACCAGTATGACCTGAACCTGACCCTGCCAACCCCGCTGGTCCCGCGCGAAGACCGCTATACCGTGGCGGGCCGGATCGGTGCGCAGGGGCAGGAGCTGGCCCCGCTGGACGAGGCGGCGCTGCATGCCATTGCCGACCGGATCGCGGCCGGCGGCTATGGGGCGGTGGCCATCGGGTTCATCCATTCCTACCTGAACCCTGCGCATGAACAGCGCGCGCGCCAGATCATTGCGGCCAAGGTGGGCCTGCCGATCTCGATTTCCTCCGAAGTCTCGCCCCAGATGCGCGAGTTCGAGCGGTTCAACACCGTCTGCGCCAATGCCTATGTGCGCCCCCAGATGGCCAGCTATCTGGATCGCCTTCAGGTGCGGCTGAAGGACAAGGGCGCGGGCTGCCCGGTGTTCATGATCCATTCGGGCGGCGGGCTGGTTTCGGTGGATACGGCGGCGGAATTCCCGGTGCGGCTGGTGGAATCCGGCCCGGCGGGTGGCGCGATCTTTGCCGCCGATGTGGCCCGGCGGTTCGGGCTGGAAAAGGTGGTCAGCTATGACATGGGCGGCACCACCGCCAAGATCTGCCTGATCGAGGAGTACGCCCCGAAAACCGCCCGCACGTTTGAGGTGGCGCGGACCACCCGCTTTGCCAAGGGCTCTGGCATGCCGATTTCCATTCCGGTGATCGAGATGATCGAGATCGGGGCAGGCGGCGGGTCCATCGCCTGGGTTGATGCCATGGGCCGCATCCAGACCGGGCCGGAATCGGCGGCCTCGGAACCCGGCCCGGCCTGCTATCAGCGCGGCGGGCTGCGCCCGGCGATTACCGATGCCGACCTTGTGCTGGGCAAGCTGGATCCCGACAATTTCGCCGGGGGTGCGATCAAGCTGTCGGTCGCCAATGCCGAAGGCGCCATCGACCGTGAGGTGGGCCGCCGCCTGAAGCTGGGCACCGAAGCCGCCGCCTTTGGCATCGGCGAGGTGGTGGATGAAAACATGGCCAATGCCGCCCGCGTTCATGCGGTGGAAAACGGCAAGAACATTTCGGACAACATGATGGTGGCCTTTGGCGGCGCGGCGCCGCTGCACGCCGCGCGGCTGTGCGAAAAGCTGGGCATCGACCGCTGTCTGATTCCGCCGGGGGCGGGGGTGGGGTCGGCCATCGGGTTCCTCAAGGCGCCGTTCGGCTATGAATCCCTTGCCTCGCGCATCATCGGGCTGTCGGCCTTTGACCCCGCCGCCTTCAACGCGCTGATCGGCGATCTGAAGGCCACCGCCGAAGGTTTCGTCCGGCAGGGCACCGATGGCGTGATCGTGGCCGAGATCGTGGCCTTCATGCGCTATCGCGGGCAGGGCTGGGAAATTCCGGTGCCGCTGCCCGACCGTCCCTTTACCGCCGCCGATGTGGCGCTGATCCGCGACGGGTTCCTGTCGGCCTATGCCCGTTTCTTCGGCCGCGCCATCGACGGGTTGTCGGGGCTGGAAATCGAGATCGTGACCATCTCGGTCAAGGCCGCCGACGTGCGCCCGGCGCCGGAACCCGCAACGCTGACCCACGGCCGCCGCCGCGTGGCCGCCCCGCAAAGCCGCGCGGTCTTTGATCCGTCCTCGGCCCGCCCGCTGCCGACCGGCATTGTCGCACGCGAGACGCTGGCCCCCGGGGACCGGGTGGCAGGCCCTGCCGTGGTGGTCGAGCGTGAAACCTCGACCGTCGTCACCGCGCCTTTCGATGTGGTGATGCAATCCGACGGCTCGCTTCTGATGCTGCGCAAGGAGATCGTGTGA